Genomic window (Granulicella arctica):
GTGTGCGCTACAACGTGGTTGCGTTAGCGATCGCGCTTGCGGTTCTCTCGTATGTGCAACGGGTTGCGCTGTCGCAGGCCGCAGGTCCCATTTCGCGCGATCTGCATCTTAGCAAAGCTCAGATGGGGCTGGCATTCGGCGCCTTCGGGCTGTCGTATGCCTTGTTCGAACTTCCCATGGGATTGCTTGGCGACCGCTTTGGTGTGCGGCGCGTTTTGCTGCAGATTGTTCTGGCCTGGTCGGCATTTACGGCACTCACCGGGGTGGCGTGGAACGCTGGCTCTCTCGTATTAATTCGGTTCTGTTTCGGTGCCGGAGAGGCAGGCTGTTTTCCAAACCTCACGCGCATGCTGAGTGTGTGGCTGCCCAAGCGCGAACGATTCTTCGCCCAATCTCTCATGTGGGCCTGCACGCGATGGGGTGGTGCCGCAACACCGCCGCTGGTGCTGGCAAGCATCTCACTTTTTGGCTGGAGATGGGCCTTCGCACTCTTCGCGTTATTAGGCATTGTCTGGTGTGGCGTGTTCTTCTTCTGGTTCAAAGATGATCCGGCCGCTCACAAAGGCGTAGATGCGGGCGAACTGGAGCTGCTCGAAAGCTCCCGGGTCCTGACGACGCACCAACGTGGTCACGGTAAGACATGGTTGTCGATCTTAGTGACGCCACAAGTCTTCTTCCTGGTTCTCCAGTACTTCTGTTTCTCGTTTGTCTGGTACTTCTACATCACCTGGCTGCCAACCTACTTGCGCGAGGGGCGAGGACAATCCGCAGGTCACGCGGCTGCTCTCTCGGTGCTACCGCTTCTCTTCGGAGGCTTTGGTTCGCTGATCAGCGGGCTTGCGTCGGTCCATGTACCGCGTCGCGCCCTAGCGTTCGGCGGCTTTCTCTCGACCGCGATTCTTCTATTTCTCTTCACGCGCGTTCATGCTGTTCTACCAGCGATGCTCTGCATGGCGACGGCTAGTTTCTGCAGTGACCTCACCATGCCTATTTCGTGGAATGCCTGTGTCGAGATCGGTGGTCCGTTCACCGCCACCGTCGCAGCGACCATGAATATGTTCGGCAATCTCGCTGGCTTTGTCGCGCCGGTGATCGGCGGGTTGATTCTTCAGCGCACAGGCGGCAGCTGGAACCTCCTGATCTACCTTATGGTCGGCGCGGCGACCGTCTCAGCGCTATGCTGGCTCTATCTCGATCCGGAAAATGCCGATCGCCAACCTGCGGTCCTGTTGAACAGCAGAGGCCCACTTGTTCAGGATGCCGCTCTGTAATCGCGACCGCAGGTGTCAGGCTTGGTCCTTACTTGGCCGTCCAACCACCATCAATCACGATATCGGTTCCTGTAATGAAGCCTGCAAGCTCGGAGCAGAGATAGCAGGCGAGACCGCCGATCTCTTCGACCTTGCCCCAGCGTCCTATCGGCAGGCTCGCAAGAAACTGCGCGTTCAACTCCGGATTGTTCATGACGGCAGCATTCATCTCCGTTCCAAATGGACCCGGGCTGATCCCGTTGACGGTAACTCCTTCACCCGCAAGCTCCAGTGCCAGTGACCGTGTTAGCCCGAGAAGCGATGCCTTTGCCGAGGAGTAAGCCGTACGCCCGGGGAGGGAGACGTGGCTCATGATGGACGTCATGTTGATGATGCGACCATAGCCCGAGCCTGTCATTCCAGGTACAAATGCGCGGCACATCAGAAAGGTAGAGATGAGGCTCGAGTCGATGACGCTGCGGAACTCATCGAGGGTGAAGTCTACGAGCGATTTACGAATGTTGGAGCCCGCGTTATTAATCAGAATCTGGGGTGCCCCGAATGACCGCGCGATAGCCTGAGCGACCTTGGAGACATCATCCTCTACGGTCACATCACCGACAAAGTACTCCGCTGTGCCGCCACGCTCCCTGATCGCCTGCCGGGCCGACTCAAGCCGTTCCACATCGCGTGCCACAAGCGCAATCTGTGCTCCGGCATCCGCGAGAGCTAAGGCCATCGCGAGACCAAGGCCGCGGCTGCCGCCCGTAACGACCGCTGTTTTGCCCTTCAGATCAATCTGCATTTCATATTCCCTCGTCGAGTCCTGGATACGCGGGCTGATGCGATTCCGCGGTGCGATAACTGTACAGCCTTGGAGCTGGCGACCTGGCGACCCAACGCCCGTATCTTCGCTGACGACGTCACAGCCTGCTCTGTAGACCTGATTACGTAGAATAAAGGCATGAGTTCAGCAGATGTCTTCGCACTTGTGTCGCCGGTAAACACTGAGGTTGTTACCAGTCCCGTTCGCTTTAATTTTCAGAATACGTACGTGCGGTTGCCGGAACGCTTCTACTCTCGTGTGAACCCAACACCCGTAGCAGCTCCCGGTCTGGTCAAGGTAAATGAGGATCTGGCACGAAGCCTCGGACTGGATCCAACCGAACTGTCTAGTCCGGAGGGCGTGGCAATCCTTGCTGGCAGCCGTGTGGCTGACGGGTCTGAGCCCCTGGCCATTGCTTATGCCGGACATCAGTTCGGGCATTTTGTGGCCCAACTTGGGGATGGTCGCGCAAATCTTCTCGGAGAGGTGATGGGGCTTGATGGAGTGCGTTACGACCTCCAGCTCAAGGGTTCGGGTCCGACACCCTTCTCGCGCAATGGGGATGGCAGAGCCTCTCTCGGCTCGGTCCTGCGGGAATACATCGTGAGTGAGGCAATGGCGGCACTCGGCGTTCCCACCACGCGGGCGCTGGCCGCCGTGACCACGGGCGAATCCATTTATCGCGAAACGATGTTGCCCGGAGCGGTGCTTACCCGGGTGGCCGCAAGCCATCTACGCGTTGGAACCTTTCAGTATTTTGCCGCGCGGAACGATACGCAGGGGGTCCGCATTCTGGCGGACTATGCGATTGCGCGGCACTATCCTGAGGCCGCAAGTGCGAAGCGGCCGTACCTGGCGCTTCTCGAGGGCGTCATCTCTCGGCATGCCCAGCTTGTCGCCCAGTGGGTGCTCCTCGGCTTCGTCCATGGCGTGATGAACACCGATAACACCTCGATTTCGGGGGAGACGATCGACTACGGTCCCTGCGCGTTCATGGAGGCGTTTGACCCGGACATGGTGTTCAGCTCGATCGACCGCCAGGGACGCTACGCGTACAGCAACCAGCCCCGAGCGGCACTCTGGAATCTGACGCGCCTCGCTGAAACGTTGCTGCCCATTTTGGATGAGAATCCGGATACCTCGCTGGCCTCTGCAAAGGAGGCGCTCAGCACCTTCGATCCGCAGTTTGAGATGGCGCGTCTTGCGGGGCTGCGTCGCAAACTTGGCCTTGTTACAGAACGCGAGGGAGACCTGCCGCTGGCAGAGCAGTTGCTGGCGAGCATGGCCGCCAACGATGCTGACTTCACCTTAACCTTCCGCAGGCTCTCTGATGTTGCAGGTGGATCTGCGGACGATACTGTCCGGACGCTCTTCGCTGATCCTCGCGCGTACGACTCATGGGCTGCAGCATGGCGGAGTCGTCTGGCTGAGGAACCAATCTCGGCACAGGAGCGCGCTGCCATCATGAGGAGGGCGAATCCCGCCTTCATTCCGCGCAATCATCGCGTCGAAGCTGTCATCGAGGCCGCTGTTGAGCGTCAGGATTTTCAACCGTTCGAAGAGATGCTGGACGTTGTCTCACATCCCTACGAAGACCGACCAGAGCTGGAACGCTACACCACACCGGCCCGACCGGAAGAGTGCGTTCGCCAAACCTTCTGCGGAACCTAAGCTTCCGGCAGAAGCGGTTAGCGGACGACCTTCATCGTGCGATTCCAGCGCGTCTGGTCAAAGATGTGGATCAGTTCATGGAAGGTGAAGGTCACGCGGTCGGCGATGCTGGTCTTGTTCATCTGGTCGGCCGGAGTTTTGAAGGACCAGTAGAGGAAGAGCGGTCGGCCGAGAATGTTTTCGCGTGGGACGAAGCCCCAGTAGCGGCCGTCGAGGGAGGCGGTCCGGTTGTCGCCCATGGCGAAGACCTTGCCCGGGGGAACGACGAGGTCATCGCCCTGAATGTGGCTTGGCTCTTCGACGGACCAGCTTTCCGTGGCACCGACATCCGTACTCGGCGCAATGGAGGGGAAGTCGTCGCGGTAGGGGTTATAGGCGTGATAGGGGTCGCCGTCGTTCGAGGGCTTGCCCGCCTGCGGCTCATCTTGAGCTACTCCGTTGAGGTAGACGATGCCGTTGCGCAGGTGAATGCGATCGCCCGGAATGCCGATGGCGCGTTTGACGAGGATCAGGTCAGGCGTTTCGGGATTGGGCTTTAAGAAGACGATCACGTCGCCGCGGTGAATCTCGCGGTAGGGCATGAAGAAGGCCCATTTCGTGGGCGGCGCGAGCATGATGCGATCGACAAGAGGGTGATCGCCGATCAGGAGCGTCTTCTCCATGGAGGCGGAGGGAATGTCGAAGTTCTGGAAGATGAACGCCGTGAGAAAGAGGTAAACGACCAACATGTTGCAGATGGAGGCGAAGCCTTCGAGGGGCGTTTCTACCTGCTCCTGCGCTACGACCTTTGCAGGCTGTGTGTCGGGAGTGTCAGTTGCGATCTGCACAGCTTTCGTCGACATGCGGTCTCCGTTGGTATGGAGTTAGTGTACCGCGTTGCGCGTGTGGTGAGACTCTGTCGTACCTAACGAAGGCTTTGGGAGTGGAGCATCGTGATCTTCGTGATGTCACCCTGTGGGCGAATGGTGATGACCTTCTTTTCGCTGCTGCTCTCTCCAACGGTTATCACGGTGCTGCTGCCGCGCTCAGTGACGGTAGCCTGATCGCCCAGTTTGTCTTTGTAGAAGGCAATGACCTTGTCTGGCGCGTCCGGAGTGTTGTAGGTGGCGGTGACGAGAGAACCGCCTGGCGTCTTCATCTTCATGGAGCCGGTGGAGCGCTCGGAGTTGGGATACTCGGGAATGGCGAGGTCTGCCTGCGTGACCGAGGAGGCGTCTCCGGTGGAGAAGGTGCCTGCGGGCGTCGAGAAGCTGACGTCGCCGTTGGCATTCTTGTGGACCGCCTTCGAGAGCTTGTACGCTCCGAAGCCGATGACCGCAGCGGCAAGGATTCCGAAGAGCGCCAGAATGCCGACGACGATAAGGATGACCTTAAGGGCGGTGTTATTGGACCTCGGCGGATAGCCGGGCTGCGGATAACCGGGTTGAGCGTAGACGTTCGACGGAGCAGGTGGGTAAGCTCCTGCGGGCTGCTGGACGGGAGGGACGATGACCTGCTCGTAGTTTGGTGGTGGAGGTGTTGGCGGGTTGGTCATGAAGGTCTCCTGCGGGGCATTGTGCAAGCGTCTTTCACGGTATGACCGAACGCTCGGAAACACAAGGAGGATTTCGGTGATGGTCCGAGGTCTGGCGGCCTTCCCAGGACTTTTCGAGTGGTACCCCTCCCCCCGTACCTGAAGTACGAAAGTCTTCAAAACAGGGGGCTTAGGTGCGCACGCCGGTACGGTCCTGGTACCCCTGCGCGCAGCCAGTTGGACGCATCTGGGGCCTGCTGAGAGGTTGAAATGTCAAATTGTTCCGGATAGATTGCGGGGTTCCAGGGTCATCATGACGGGGTTTTTGGGACGCAGGGTGATCTTGGGTTGAAGTTCGATGGGGTAGGTCGGGACGAACCGGGGACGCCAGCGCTGGGCTAGTGTGGCGAGGGAGAGGGTGCCTTCCATCCATGCAAACGCTTCACCAATGCACTGGCGGCTGCCTCCACCGAAAGGGAAGTAGGTGTACTTGGCACGGGCTGCCTTGGCTTCGGGGGTGAAGCGGTCGGGGTCGAAAGTGAGCGGGTCGGGGAAGTATTCGGATGAGCGGCCCATCATGTACTGGCTGAAGAAGACGTGGGCTCCCGGCGGGATGGTGTAGGGGCCAAGCTGAATAGCCTTTGTGGACATGCGTCCCATGGCCCACGCGGGCGGGTAGAGGCGCATGGACTCGGCGAAGACCTGTTCGGTGTAGCGGAGATTGGGGTAGTCCGCGAGCGTGGCCAGTTTGCCTTCGAGGACAGCGTCGACCTCGGCATGCATACGGGCTTCGACGTCGGGATGCTGCGAGAGCAGATACCAGGTCCAGGTGAGGGCGTTCGCCACGGTCTCATAACCCGCTAGAAAGATCGTGAGGACTTCGTCGCGGATCTGCGCGGGGGACATGCCGGTGTACTGACCCTGCGCATCGGCCTGCTCGTCGACGGAGGTGAGGAGCATGTGCAGGAGATCTCCCTTTTCTATATATTCGCCCGGAGCACCGGCGGCCATCTCCGCGCGGCGGGTGGCGACGAGGCGGTCGACGACAGCGTCGAGGCGACCCTTGGAACGGCGGAACTTCATGATGCCAGGGATCGGCAGCTTCATGAAGAGTTCGATCTGGGGGAAGGCGATGAGGAAGTTGTAGAGGCCCATCACCGTGTTTACTTCGTCGTTGATGCGGCGAATGTCGGCGTCGACCTCGGTGTCGAAGAGGGTGCGGGCGACGATTTCGAGGGAGAGTTCCATGCTCGCCGCGGCAATGTCGATGGTCTCACCAGCCCGCCACGTTGTGGATTGGTGGGCGGCGATGGCGACGATCTGGTCGGCGTAGGCGGCGATGCGCTGGCGGTGGAAGGCCGGGGCGGCGATGCGGCGCTGACGGATGTGGATGGGATTGTCGGAGGTGATGAGACCTTCGCCGAGTAGGACCTTCATGCGCTTGACGGTGCGCTCTTTGACGAAGTGGGCGGCCTGGGTGACGAGCACTTCCTTGATGTAGTCGGGATCGTTGATGAAGACGATAGGCGTGCCGAGGAACTTGTAGTGGGATATGTTGCCATAAGTCTTGTGAAGGTAATCGAAGAGGCGGATGGGATCGCCGAGCTTGACCCATGGTTTGAAGGCGTAGAAGGGCAGGGAGTGCTTCAGGCCGGGGGGCAGGTTGTAGCGGCGCTTGCCTGCGGGGGCAACGGGCGTTTCGGCCGGCTCGGGCGGGGTTTCGAGGGTCGGCGGAGGGGTGGTCATGTGTATAGGATGCCCTTGCCGCGAATCCGATGGGACTGTGACTTTTCGGGGACTCACTGGGGTGGACAAATCGGGCCTGGATTTGGGCCGGGTCCATGGCGGACGGCTGCCACGGATTACCATGGAGATTCGGTCCGCAGCAGGTGGCGGCAGGGGTGGAACTTGGCTTACAGCGATCTACGGGAATTTATCAAGCAACTCGACAAGGCTGGCGAACTGAAGCGGATTACGGTGGAGGTCGATCCGATTCTTGAGATGGCAGAGATTGCCGACCGGGTGTCGAAGCTGGGTAAGGGGACGGCAAAGGCGGGTGGACCGGCGCTGCTGTTCGAGAACGTGAAGGGCTATCCGAAGGCGCGGGTGCTGATGAATCAGTTCGGGTCCGAGGCGCGCATGAAGCTTGCACTCGACGTGACCTCGCTCGACGGCATTGCGGACCGAATCCGTACGCTGCTGCATCCGGTGATGCCGACAAGCATGATGGACAAGCTGAAGATGCTGCCGATGCTGGCCGAGGTCGGGAGCTTCTTTCCAAAAGTGATTGCGGCGCGCGATGCCGCCTGTAAACAGGTCATCCACAAGGGTGAGGATGTGAACCTGCTGGAGCTGCCGATTCTTAAGACCTGGCCGCAGGATGGCGGGCGCTTCATCACGCTGCCCTGTGTCATTACGCGTGATCCGAAGTCGGGCAAGCGGAACGTGGGCATGTACAGGATGCAGGTCTACGATGGCAAGACGACGGGCATGCACTGGCAGCGCCAGAAGGTAGCGGCTGAACATATGCGGGATCGTCTGCGCGAGGCTATGCCGGACCTGGCGAGCCGGGTTGACCTGATGGCGATGACGGCGGGTGGGACTGCGGCGGCAACGTCAATCGACGGTATGGATGCGCAGGTGATGACGAAGCTGCGTGGCGACCGGATGGAGGTCGCTGTGGCGATCGGGACAGATCCGGCGATTACGTTTTCGGCGATCGTGCCTGCGCCACCTGAGGTCGAGGAGTATCTGATCGCTGGTTTTCTTCGCCAGAAGCCGGTAGAGCTGGTGAAAGCGGAGACCGTCGATCTGGAGGTTCCGGCACATGCGGAGTACATCCTTGAGGGCTACGTGCAGCTGGGCGAACTGCGGACGGAGGGGCCGTTCGGGGATCACACCGGCTTCTACACGATGCAGGATGAGTACCCGGTCTTTCACCTGACGGCGATCACGCATCGCAAGGACCCAATCTACGCCGCGACCGTAGTAGGCAAGCCGCCGATGGAGGATGCGTGGATGGGCAAGGCGGTCGAGCGGATCTTTCTGCCGCTAATGCAGTTGACGCTGCCGGAGATTGTGGATGTGAATCTACCGGCGGAGGGCGTCTTCCATAACCTGATGATCGTCTCTATCCGTAAGAGCTATGCGGGCCACGCCCGGAAGGTGATGAGCGGTATCTGGGCTATGGGGCAGGCAATGTTTACGAAGTGCGTGATCGTGGTCGATGAGGATTGCGACGTGCAGGACGTGGCCGAGGTGACGCTGCGGGTGGCGAACAACATCGATCCGGAGCGGGATATCCAGTTCACGCTGGGTCCAGTCGATTCGCTCGACCATGCGAGCCGGTTGCCAAATTTTGGAAGCAAGATGGGGATCGATGCGACGCGGAAGTGGGCGGCGGAGGGCTTCACGCGTCAGTGGCCTCCGATGCTCGTGATGGATACGTCCGTCGTGGCAAAGGTCGATGCAATCTGGAAGAAACTCGGGATCGAGTAAGGGAGCGGTATGCGTGCGTTCGTACTGATGGTGCTGCTTGGTGGTGGTGTTGCGTTGGCGCAGGTAGAAAAACCGGCGACTGTCGATTGCAGCGTGGATGGCAGGGCGCTGACGTGTGATCGGACTGATTTTCTGAAGCGGTTTGCGGAGGGGCGGACGCTGGCTCTGGAGTCGCAACCGCGGGATCGTGTGGCGGATGGGCAACTGGCTACGCTGTCGAAGTCGTTGGGAAAGACGGTGGTGCCCGTTGGGGCTGCGGCTGATCTGACGCTGCGGGTCGTCCGGCCTGCGGAGTCAGGCATCGCGGTCGGGACAGGGGATGAGGAGCTTGGCAGCTTGCGGCTGTTTTCCGCTAAGGATGGAGTGTCGCGGCTGGTCTGGGTGGAGCGTTATCGGGGGCCGCTGGATACGCCGTGGCAGGTGGTGGTGCGCGCGCTTGGACAGCAGTTTCAAGGGTCGCTGGCCGGGCGGTAAGCCCCTAATCAGACCGGTAAAACTTGACAACGCGACCCCCGGCGACCCCTCTCACCTCAACAGGCTGGGCCGACGGGGCGTGCCCGCTCAGGGTGTTGCGTAGGGCGAGGTGGGCACCAGTTTGTAGTCGGCTGGGACTGTGAGGAGTTTCGGGTCAGGTTCGGTGAGGTTGATGTTGCCGACCTTGAAGTTCTGCTGGCCGGAGCGTGGATCGAAGCGCTGGACGGCGACATTGATCTGCAGGTGAGGTGAGTACCAGAACTCTTTGACGATGGGCTGTGGGGTGTCGTTGCCGAAGGCACCAGCGCGGAGGGTGGTGATCTGCTGGGAGCCGATGGTGTCCAGACCCTCGGTGTTGCGGGTGCCAAGATCCTTGGTGACCGTGGTGCCGAGGTCAGACGGGAATGGGTTGGTTGCGGTGAGGCTTACAGAAGTGGGGGCGTTGTATTGGAAGACGACGCAGAGCCTTCGCTCAGGATGGCAGTCGTACATCTCGTGACGCGCCGGGTCGCTGTATTGCAGGTTGGTGATGCGGGATTGCTGGGTGTCGCCATTGGGAATGAAGGCGCGACGTTCCTCAAAGATTCGACCGGAGCTGTCCCGCGCCACGGTGCGGTGATTGCTCAGGACACTGGTTGTGCCGTCCGGGAGCAGTTTTTTCCACTCGGCGGTAACAGTTGCGGTGAAGGGAGCGTTGGGAGTGGGCAGGATGGTGATGTTCTGGATGCGCTCGCGGATGGCACCGTCCGGGGCATGCTGGGGCGACTGTTGGGCTGTTAACGGAAGGATGAAGGCTGCCGAAAGTGCCAGGATGCTGAGTCGCGCCATAGGGTCTCCCATCGGACAGGAATAGTTTGCCACAGCATGAGGGCGGCGGCTATGAATTTAGTGGTGCGACTCGCCGGTGCTGTCTGCGGATTTTACGGTGATGGCGGTGAGGTTGCGGACCCAGCGGGCGGGGCGTTTGTCTTCGGAGCTGACGAGTTTGAAGGCTCCATCGGTGGTGAGGGGAGCGCCGTTGAGGGTGTCGGCTACGATGACGTCGCCGGTGTGATCGACGGCGTCGACCTCCGAGAGGGAGTAGAGGACGCGGTAGTGATCGGTGCCCTCGGCGAGGATGTAGAGAACGAAGGCGGGGCCATGGAGATCTTTGCCCACGGGAATGTTGACGCGCGTGAGGAGGTCCGTGAGAGGGACGCCGGTGTAGGTCTCGCTGGTTTTGGTGTGCTCGTTCTGGACGGTGACGGTCTTGTGGGGCATTGCCTTGAAGTCGGCCGGGCTGAGGGTGAGGGTCTTGCCGTCGGGTTCGGTGATGGAGAGAACGGTTGAGGGATCGGCTTTGGCGTGCTGATGGGTCTCCATGCCGCCCGTCTGACCTGCCAGGTGAGTGGAAATGCAGGCAGGAATTGCCATGGCAGCAACAAGCAGGGTGCGGATGAGACGTGGGTTCGGCATCTTCACAGCCTACTGGCAGACCGTCGTATACTCAAGCAATGTCCATCGTTAAAAACGCAGCCGCGATTGCCAAGGGAATGAGCATCACGTTCATGGAGATGTTCCAGCCGACCGAGGTCGAGAACTATCCGGATGGCAAGGGGCCGCTGCGTGGAGCGGTATTTCAGGAGCGATTTCGCGGAAAGCACCAGTTGCAGCGCGACGAGAATGGCCTGGAGAAGTGTGTGGCGTGCTTTCTCTGTGCAGCGGCATGCCCGTCGAACTGTATCTACATAGAAGCTGCTGAGAACACGGAAGCGGTGCGGATTTCGTCTGCAGAGCGGTACGCGAAGGTCTACAACATTGACTACAACCGGTGCATTTTTTGCGGATACTGTGTCGAGGCCTGCCCTACGGATGCGATTACCCATGGCCACGGGTTTGAACTTGCTTCGCTCAACGCCACAAACCTGGTGATGCGGAAGGAAGACATGCTGGTGCCGATCTCGACGTTGCCGGACGCTGTGTTGTCCAATAAAGATCAGGCGGAGATGCTGGCCTAATTGGCTCCCCCGGGACGTAGCGATGTGTCCAACTGAGCAGAGCTTGACACGTTCGTTACACTAACATCAACACAATATGGATACGCTGAACGATCCCCTACCTGATGCCAAGCCCGCGATCCTGCATATCTGCAGGCGCGAGATG
Coding sequences:
- a CDS encoding MFS transporter — encoded protein: MDQSENKYPSKPSRVRYNVVALAIALAVLSYVQRVALSQAAGPISRDLHLSKAQMGLAFGAFGLSYALFELPMGLLGDRFGVRRVLLQIVLAWSAFTALTGVAWNAGSLVLIRFCFGAGEAGCFPNLTRMLSVWLPKRERFFAQSLMWACTRWGGAATPPLVLASISLFGWRWAFALFALLGIVWCGVFFFWFKDDPAAHKGVDAGELELLESSRVLTTHQRGHGKTWLSILVTPQVFFLVLQYFCFSFVWYFYITWLPTYLREGRGQSAGHAAALSVLPLLFGGFGSLISGLASVHVPRRALAFGGFLSTAILLFLFTRVHAVLPAMLCMATASFCSDLTMPISWNACVEIGGPFTATVAATMNMFGNLAGFVAPVIGGLILQRTGGSWNLLIYLMVGAATVSALCWLYLDPENADRQPAVLLNSRGPLVQDAAL
- a CDS encoding SDR family NAD(P)-dependent oxidoreductase yields the protein MQIDLKGKTAVVTGGSRGLGLAMALALADAGAQIALVARDVERLESARQAIRERGGTAEYFVGDVTVEDDVSKVAQAIARSFGAPQILINNAGSNIRKSLVDFTLDEFRSVIDSSLISTFLMCRAFVPGMTGSGYGRIINMTSIMSHVSLPGRTAYSSAKASLLGLTRSLALELAGEGVTVNGISPGPFGTEMNAAVMNNPELNAQFLASLPIGRWGKVEEIGGLACYLCSELAGFITGTDIVIDGGWTAK
- a CDS encoding protein adenylyltransferase SelO, producing MSSADVFALVSPVNTEVVTSPVRFNFQNTYVRLPERFYSRVNPTPVAAPGLVKVNEDLARSLGLDPTELSSPEGVAILAGSRVADGSEPLAIAYAGHQFGHFVAQLGDGRANLLGEVMGLDGVRYDLQLKGSGPTPFSRNGDGRASLGSVLREYIVSEAMAALGVPTTRALAAVTTGESIYRETMLPGAVLTRVAASHLRVGTFQYFAARNDTQGVRILADYAIARHYPEAASAKRPYLALLEGVISRHAQLVAQWVLLGFVHGVMNTDNTSISGETIDYGPCAFMEAFDPDMVFSSIDRQGRYAYSNQPRAALWNLTRLAETLLPILDENPDTSLASAKEALSTFDPQFEMARLAGLRRKLGLVTEREGDLPLAEQLLASMAANDADFTLTFRRLSDVAGGSADDTVRTLFADPRAYDSWAAAWRSRLAEEPISAQERAAIMRRANPAFIPRNHRVEAVIEAAVERQDFQPFEEMLDVVSHPYEDRPELERYTTPARPEECVRQTFCGT
- the lepB gene encoding signal peptidase I, encoding MSTKAVQIATDTPDTQPAKVVAQEQVETPLEGFASICNMLVVYLFLTAFIFQNFDIPSASMEKTLLIGDHPLVDRIMLAPPTKWAFFMPYREIHRGDVIVFLKPNPETPDLILVKRAIGIPGDRIHLRNGIVYLNGVAQDEPQAGKPSNDGDPYHAYNPYRDDFPSIAPSTDVGATESWSVEEPSHIQGDDLVVPPGKVFAMGDNRTASLDGRYWGFVPRENILGRPLFLYWSFKTPADQMNKTSIADRVTFTFHELIHIFDQTRWNRTMKVVR
- a CDS encoding cytochrome P450 gives rise to the protein MTTPPPTLETPPEPAETPVAPAGKRRYNLPPGLKHSLPFYAFKPWVKLGDPIRLFDYLHKTYGNISHYKFLGTPIVFINDPDYIKEVLVTQAAHFVKERTVKRMKVLLGEGLITSDNPIHIRQRRIAAPAFHRQRIAAYADQIVAIAAHQSTTWRAGETIDIAAASMELSLEIVARTLFDTEVDADIRRINDEVNTVMGLYNFLIAFPQIELFMKLPIPGIMKFRRSKGRLDAVVDRLVATRRAEMAAGAPGEYIEKGDLLHMLLTSVDEQADAQGQYTGMSPAQIRDEVLTIFLAGYETVANALTWTWYLLSQHPDVEARMHAEVDAVLEGKLATLADYPNLRYTEQVFAESMRLYPPAWAMGRMSTKAIQLGPYTIPPGAHVFFSQYMMGRSSEYFPDPLTFDPDRFTPEAKAARAKYTYFPFGGGSRQCIGEAFAWMEGTLSLATLAQRWRPRFVPTYPIELQPKITLRPKNPVMMTLEPRNLSGTI
- a CDS encoding UbiD family decarboxylase gives rise to the protein MAYSDLREFIKQLDKAGELKRITVEVDPILEMAEIADRVSKLGKGTAKAGGPALLFENVKGYPKARVLMNQFGSEARMKLALDVTSLDGIADRIRTLLHPVMPTSMMDKLKMLPMLAEVGSFFPKVIAARDAACKQVIHKGEDVNLLELPILKTWPQDGGRFITLPCVITRDPKSGKRNVGMYRMQVYDGKTTGMHWQRQKVAAEHMRDRLREAMPDLASRVDLMAMTAGGTAAATSIDGMDAQVMTKLRGDRMEVAVAIGTDPAITFSAIVPAPPEVEEYLIAGFLRQKPVELVKAETVDLEVPAHAEYILEGYVQLGELRTEGPFGDHTGFYTMQDEYPVFHLTAITHRKDPIYAATVVGKPPMEDAWMGKAVERIFLPLMQLTLPEIVDVNLPAEGVFHNLMIVSIRKSYAGHARKVMSGIWAMGQAMFTKCVIVVDEDCDVQDVAEVTLRVANNIDPERDIQFTLGPVDSLDHASRLPNFGSKMGIDATRKWAAEGFTRQWPPMLVMDTSVVAKVDAIWKKLGIE
- a CDS encoding molybdopterin-dependent oxidoreductase, translating into MPNPRLIRTLLVAAMAIPACISTHLAGQTGGMETHQHAKADPSTVLSITEPDGKTLTLSPADFKAMPHKTVTVQNEHTKTSETYTGVPLTDLLTRVNIPVGKDLHGPAFVLYILAEGTDHYRVLYSLSEVDAVDHTGDVIVADTLNGAPLTTDGAFKLVSSEDKRPARWVRNLTAITVKSADSTGESHH
- the nuoI gene encoding NADH-quinone oxidoreductase subunit NuoI; translated protein: MSIVKNAAAIAKGMSITFMEMFQPTEVENYPDGKGPLRGAVFQERFRGKHQLQRDENGLEKCVACFLCAAACPSNCIYIEAAENTEAVRISSAERYAKVYNIDYNRCIFCGYCVEACPTDAITHGHGFELASLNATNLVMRKEDMLVPISTLPDAVLSNKDQAEMLA